CACGCCCAGCTCGCGCTCCAGGACGGAGCGGCAGGTCTGGTACTGCTTCAGGGCGGCGGCGTGGCGGCCCTGGCGGGCATAGAGCCTCATCAGGGCGCGGTGGGCCGGTTCGCGCAGGGGATCGAGCGCCAGCAGCCGCAGCGCGTGGCGGACCCCGGCCTCGGCGTCGCCGGTTTCCAGGGCGTGGTCGAGCAGCCGGCCCAGCACGCCCTGGATCTGCTCGCGCAGGTGCCGGCGCTCGACCTGGAGCCAGTCCTCGAAGGCAGGCGACCGGGACGGGGCGCCGTCGAACAGGTCGCCGCGATAGAGCTCCGCCGCCCGCGCGAGGTGCGCGGGGGAGCCGTCGGCGACGGCCGCCCGGAATTCCGCGACGTCGGTGGCGAGGGTCCCGGCCGGGACGGCGACGCCGTCGCCCTCCGCGCTCAGGACGGGCAGGCAGCGGCGGAGCAGGGCCAGCGCCTGGCGGAGGCTGCTGCGGGCGAGGGCGTCGGGGCTGTCCTCCCACAGCAGCGTCGCGAGCTTCTCGCGCGGGTGGGACTGGCCGGGGCGCAGGGCCAGGTACGCCAGCAGGGCCATCGGCTTGCGGGCGGTCAGGGGGATCGACGATCCGGCTGGCGATAGAAGGTCGAACCCGCCGAGAAGATTGAGGCGATGGGTGCCCACGGGCTCCTCCTCGCGCACGATCATGAGGGACGACGATGAACGATCTTGCCACCCCGGCCCGGCGGCGACCAGGAAAAACGCCATCGGGAACCGCCCCGGCGCCCTCCTGTTGAGGTCGGTCCGAGCATCTGAACCAAGGAGTGGCCCCATGGCCGAGCAGCAAGACAAGTTCCACCGGGTCGGCGGCAACACGGACCCCAAGGCCAACCCGCCGAGCCCCGACGGCCCCGACGCCGTCCACAACCCGCCCGAGACCAACCGCGGCAACAAGCCGGGCCAGGTCTCCCAGGAAGCCGGCAAAACCGAGAAGCCCGAGCCCAGCACCGAGTCCGGCGCGCCGGGCTGAGGGGTCGCCATGGCCGGGCGTGATCCATGGCCGTCCGGCACGGCAGTTCCGCCCCGCTCAAACGGTCTGCATGGCGACGGCAGCACCCTCCTTTTCGTCATACCCGGACTTGATCCGGGTATCTCCCCGCACGGCGTCGCTGATGGAGTCTGCAAGCGATGACCGGGTCAAGCCCACGGCTATCCGGCACGGTACTTGCGGTTTTCTCAAAAGAGTTGATCAGGGGAAAAAGCACCCCCTTGTCGTCATGCCCGGACTTGATCCGGGCATCTCCGGCCACGGAGCCGTGGTGAGACCTGCGATACGATGGCCGGATCAAGTCCGGCCATGACGAAAAGGGAATATTTCTGCCTACGGCTAATACTTTTCCTCTTTGAGCAAATACCGTGCCGGACAGCCGTGGGTCAAGCCCGGTCATGACGGCAAAGGGAGGAACGCTCTGCCGAAATCCGACCATCCCCTTGCAGACCTAATCAAGCAGCCGACAAAGCCGGCGCGGACGGGGCTGAAAGAAAGGGATTTGGCCACAGATGCACGCAGATGGACGCAGATAAGAAATCGATAAGTATCTGCGTCCATCTGCGTGCATCTGTGGCTAAGTAATGATCCCTGCCTTGGACGGTGCTGGGCCGGGAGGAAGGGATTTGGCCACAGATTACGGCGATATCCTCAGATGATCCGGGCCGTATCTTTGTCCATCGCCGTAATCTGTGGCAAGAGCCTGGATTACGTTTGCGCCCCTCCCGCTATCCCGGACGGCGCCCGGCGGTCGATGGTGAAACGGGCGGTTTCCGGGTCGAAGCCTCGGCGGTCCATCTCGTCCACCGCTTCGCCCAGCATGTTGACGAGGTAGACCGCATCGTCGTCGGCCAGCGGCGCGCCGTCCGCGTCGAACACGCGCATGTCCTTCAGCCCGGCGTCGAACCGGGCTTCGTACCTTCCTGCTTGTGGCATGATGCTTACCCCCGCGCCGCCGGACTGACGACGGTGGGAGCCCCCCGCCGCGGCGAACGAGGTCGCCGCGGCGGGGGTAACAATGACCGGAGCGCGAACACTCCGTTTGTGCTAATCAATTGGGTAGCCATGGATGTGGTTCCTTGATCAAGAGGCATCTATGGTCAGGCCGGGCCTAGGAGTCCCCACTCTTTGGCTCGGCCGCCACGTCCGGGTGGTGTGGCGCGCGAATTTTGATCCGAATTCGCGCGCATGTCAAATTATGCGCATATTTCAGAATGTTTTCGCGCAATAATGCTCCCGACGCGGTTCCGCTGCTGCTATAATGCCCGCATCGGTTGATCTTGAAGGCTTGGCATCGTCGCTGCCGGCCGGTACCGGGCGGGGCGGGCGATGGAATACGATATCTTCTTCAGCTACGCCTTCGCCGACCGCGACGCGGCTCTGCCGGTGATCCAGGCGCTGCGGGCGCGAAAACTCCGCGTTTTCAGCTTCGAAACGGAGATTCAAGAAGGCGAATCCATCCAGCGCCGGATCGTGGAGGATCTTGGCCGCGCCCGGATGATGGTGGCGTGGTATTCGGCGACTTACCCGACCAGCCGCGCCTGCCAATGGGAGCTGACTTCCGCCCTCATCGCCGCCCGGCACGAGTCACCCGACGGCCAGATGGTGGAGCGCCGAATCCTGGCGCTGAACCCGGAGGAAGATGTCGGCCATCTCCAGCCGGCCGACATTCTCGTGAAGAGGTTCGTCAATGCGCGGGGTGTCCGAGCGGACGAACTGGCCGGCCGGGTCGCTGACCGGCTGGCGGGGCTGACCGGCAACTTCGGGAGAATCAAAGCCTTCAGCGGCACGCACTGGCACGGCGGCAACCCGCGTGCCGGGTCCAACCGGTTCGTCGGCCGCTTTCCGGACATGTGGCGGATCGACAGTCACCTGTCGAAGAACAGGATCGCGCTGATCGCTGGCGCCAGTCCCAGCCTGATCCAGGTGCAGGGCATGGGCGGCATCGGCAAGACCCTGCTGGCGGAGGAATACGCCCGGCGCTTCGGCGCAGCCTATCCCGGCGGCATCTTCTGGCTCAATGCCGTCAAGGGGCAGGACCTGGGCGCGCAGCGGCAGGGCATTGCCGGAAACCTCGGCATCGCGGTCGCCGGCCTGGGGCCGCACGAGGTCGAGGGTGCGCTGAAGATCAAGCTTGCTGACCTGGACAGCTACCTGTGGATCGTGGACGACTTGCCGCCGGACGCTGGCATGGCCGACCTGAACGCCTGGAGAGCACCCACCGACAACGGCGCCACCCTGGTCACCACCCGCGGCACCGGGCTGGACGGGGCGGGCTTCGTCCACCGGCTGGGGCTGCTGTCGGGTACCGAAGCCCATGAGCTTCTGACCAGCCGCCGATCTGCGCGTAGCGATGACGAGCGGGCGGCGGCGCGGGAGATCCTGGCCCTGCTGGGCAACCATGCTCTGGCGGTCGATGTGGCGGGTGCCGCCGTCGCGATGCTGGGCTATGCGGCCTTCCGCGACCGGCTGCGCGATCCGGCGAAGGACGCGACGGAACTTGCCGCCGAACTGGCCGGCGACCTGCCGACCGGCCATGCCCGGCAGATCGCGGCCACCCTGCTGGACAGCATCGACCGGCTGGACGCGGCGGGCCTGCGCTTCCTGCACCTCGCCGCCCTGCTGGCCCCGGCGCCCATCCCCCTGTCCCTGGCCGCCGATGTCTTCGCCCGGCAGCCCGGCGGCGACGACGGCTTGGCCGAGGCCGCCCGCGCCGTCAAGGCGGCCGCGCGCGAAGCCCTGGCCGAACACATCCCGGGTGGGGAGGAGGATGCCGGCGACGCCGTGTCGGTCCATGTGCTGGTCAGCCGCACCCTGCGCTTCCACAGGGGCGATCCGCCGCCCGCGATGCGCGACGCCGCCGTGGCGGCGTTGAACGAGTCGATGGAGGAGGCCGGCGACATCCGCAACCATGCCGCCTTACTGCCCCTGGTCCCCCACGCCCGCGCCCTGACCGGGGACCTGCCGGACGTCCCTACAGCCACGCTCCTGTCGTGGCTTGGACGGCTCAATAATGAGCGGGGAGCCTACGCCGACGCGGAGGCGGACTACCGCCGAACAGTCGAGGCCAGGAAACGCCTGCTGGGCGCCGAGCATCCCGACACCCTGACCAGCATGAACAATCTGGCCGAAACGCTCCGGGCACAGGGCGACCACGGCGGCGCCCGGACGTTCCAGGAGCAGGTGCTGGCGCTCCGCCGCCGGGTGCAGGGCGACGAGCATCCCCACACCCTGACCAGCATGAACAATCTGGCCGTAACGCTCGATGCACAGGGCGACCACGGCGGCGCCCGGGCGCTCCACGAGCAAGAACTGGCCATCTGCCGCCGGGTGCAGGGTGACGAGCATCCCGACACCCTGGCCAGCATGAACAATCTGGCCCTGACGCTCCAGGCACAGGGTGATCACGGCGGCGCCCGGGCGCTCCACGAGCAGGAATTGGCGCTCAGCCGCCGGGTGCTGGGCGAAGAGCATCCCGACACCCTGGCCAGCATGAACAATCTGGCCACAACGCTCCGGGTACAGGGCGACCACGGCGGCGCCCGGGCGCTCCAGGAACAGGTGCTGGCGCTCTGCCGTCGGGTGCTGGGCGACGAGCATCCCAACACCCTGACCAGCATGAACAATCTGGCCCATACGCTCTGGGCACAGGGCGACCACGGCGGCGCCCGGGCGCTCGAAGAGCAGGTGCTGGCGCTCCGCCGCCGGGTGCTGGGCGACGAGCATCCCGACACATTGCTCAGCATGAACAATCTGGCCGAAACGCTCCGGACACAGGGCGAAGCTGACCGAGCAATGGCGCTGG
The Skermanella mucosa DNA segment above includes these coding regions:
- a CDS encoding toll/interleukin-1 receptor domain-containing protein, coding for MEYDIFFSYAFADRDAALPVIQALRARKLRVFSFETEIQEGESIQRRIVEDLGRARMMVAWYSATYPTSRACQWELTSALIAARHESPDGQMVERRILALNPEEDVGHLQPADILVKRFVNARGVRADELAGRVADRLAGLTGNFGRIKAFSGTHWHGGNPRAGSNRFVGRFPDMWRIDSHLSKNRIALIAGASPSLIQVQGMGGIGKTLLAEEYARRFGAAYPGGIFWLNAVKGQDLGAQRQGIAGNLGIAVAGLGPHEVEGALKIKLADLDSYLWIVDDLPPDAGMADLNAWRAPTDNGATLVTTRGTGLDGAGFVHRLGLLSGTEAHELLTSRRSARSDDERAAAREILALLGNHALAVDVAGAAVAMLGYAAFRDRLRDPAKDATELAAELAGDLPTGHARQIAATLLDSIDRLDAAGLRFLHLAALLAPAPIPLSLAADVFARQPGGDDGLAEAARAVKAAAREALAEHIPGGEEDAGDAVSVHVLVSRTLRFHRGDPPPAMRDAAVAALNESMEEAGDIRNHAALLPLVPHARALTGDLPDVPTATLLSWLGRLNNERGAYADAEADYRRTVEARKRLLGAEHPDTLTSMNNLAETLRAQGDHGGARTFQEQVLALRRRVQGDEHPHTLTSMNNLAVTLDAQGDHGGARALHEQELAICRRVQGDEHPDTLASMNNLALTLQAQGDHGGARALHEQELALSRRVLGEEHPDTLASMNNLATTLRVQGDHGGARALQEQVLALCRRVLGDEHPNTLTSMNNLAHTLWAQGDHGGARALEEQVLALRRRVLGDEHPDTLLSMNNLAETLRTQGEADRAMALVAEALPIALRKYGPEPEVSQCLIARAKHLGLPIPPLP